Proteins from a genomic interval of Zingiber officinale cultivar Zhangliang chromosome 2A, Zo_v1.1, whole genome shotgun sequence:
- the LOC122040664 gene encoding uncharacterized protein LOC122040664, with product MLPLLRRIMAASSSSSSSWACSRCTFVNSPSRTSSCQVCLSPVPVASSPSFSFSSSTLSDVSRWSCRACTFSNPTAASACEVCGTPAVLPSSRASLLAELEPEPCELADPAIGRIFRPLRRCGTKRPASPGSVTVTQISSDAASQKLPRVGGDQQEQQTVTLSSPVLGDISMNPNRSMFKILSYNVWFREDLELHGRMEALGNLIEQYAPDFICFQEVTSNIYAIFQKSNWWKHYNCSLPRQMAAQRPYFCMQMSKLPVKEFSRVPFTNSVMGRELCLAEVEVGEKQSLIIATSHLESPCPAPPRWDQMYSKERVAQAKMATDVLVDSPNVIFAGDMNWDDKLDGAFPLPDGWIDAWSELKPGENGWTYDTKANQMLSGNRTLQKRLDRFICCLPDFKMDGIEMIGMEAIPGLSYRKEKKVKKELRQLELPVLPSDHYGLLLTIRRS from the exons ATGCTTCCTCTTCTTCGCCGGATAATGGCAGCctcctcgtcttcttcttcgtCTTGGGCTTGCAGCCGCTGCACCTTCGTAAACTCTCCGTCTCGCACCTCCTCCTGCCAAGTCTGTCTCTCTCCCGTCCCCGTCGCCTCTTCTCCTTCGTTTTCATTTTCGTCTTCTACTCTTTCCGATGTCTCGCGATGGTCGTGCCGTGCCTGTACCTTCTCCAACCCGACCGCTGCCTCCGCATGCGAGGTCTGCGGCACTCCCGCCGTCTTGCCCTCTTCCAGGGCCTCTCTCCTCGCGGAGTTGGAGCCCGAACCCTGCGAGCTCGCCGATCCCGCCATCGGCCGCATCTTCCGCCCCCTCCGGCGCTGCGGCACCAAGCGCCCCGCCTCGCCTGGCTCTGTCACAGTCACCCAAATCTCCTCCGATGCTGCATCACAGAAGCTACCTAGGGTGGGCGGAGATCAGCAGGAACAGCAAACCGTGACCCTATCCTCGCCTGTCTTAG GAGATATTAGTATGAACCCAAATAGGagcatgtttaaaattttaagctaCAATGTCTGGTTCCGTGAGGATTTGGAACTCCATGGGCGAATGGAAGCTCTTGGAAATCTCATCGAACAATATGCACCTGATTTCATATGTTTCCAG GAGGTCACATCAAATATTTATGCGATTTTCCAAAAATCAAACTGGTGGAAGCACTACAACTGTTCGCTACCACGACAAATGGCTGCTCAGAGGCCATATTTCTGCATGCAG ATGAGCAAATTGCCCGTGAAGGAATTTAGCCGTGTACCATTTACCAATTCAGTGATGGGAAGAGAGCTATGCTTAGCTGAGGTTGAAGTCGGAGAGAAACAAAGTTTGATCATTGCAACTAGCCACCTTGAGAGTCCCTGTCCTGCACCGCCACGCTGGGACCAAATGTACAGTAAAGAACGCGTAGCCCAAGCCAAGATGGCAACTGACGTTCTGGTAGATTCACCAAATGTAATATTCGCCGGTGACATGAATTGGGACGACAAGCTGGATGGCGCTTTCCCCCTACCCGATGGTTGGATTGATGCTTGGTCGGAGCTAAAACCTGGAGAAAATGGTTGGACTTACGATACCAAGGCCAACCAGATGTTGTCCGGCAACCGAACTTTGCAAAAGAGATTGGATAGATTCATATGCTGCCTGCCCGACTTCAAGATGGATGGCATCGAAATGATCGGGATGGAGGCTATTCCAGGGCTTTCCTAtcgcaaggagaagaaggtgaaaaAAGAGCTCAGGCAACTGGAACTTCCTGTTCTACCTAGTGATCACTATGGTTTGCTGTTGACCATCCGCCGCTCGTGA
- the LOC122040663 gene encoding probable 5'-adenylylsulfate reductase 1, chloroplastic: MALATSTSSSIPSHSFLTRDSDAAAAIRHAKPSSVPQAVSGGSRLRRIVARPCRAVEPAKRNDWAVETAVAAAEGLALDWEELDKELKNASPLEIMDSALRIFGNEIAIAFSGAEDVALIEYAKLTGRPYRVFSLDTGRLNRETYRFFDAVEKHYGIHIEYSFPDAGEVQALVRTKGLFSFYQDGHQECCSVRKVRPLRRMLRGVRAWITGQRKDQSPGTRSDTPVVQVDPVFEGVDGAGSLIKWNPVANVDGKDLWNFLRSMDVPVNSLHSQGYVSIGCEPCTRPVLPGQHEREGRWWWEDANAKECGLHNRHLQTNDAANRLTVNGVSTRADIFETAAVVSLTRPGIENLLRLRKRQEAWLVVLYAPWCRFCQAMEASYLELAGELAGTGIKVGKFRADGEQKPFAQKELQLGSFPTILFFPKNTSKPIKYPSERRDADSLVSFVKALT; this comes from the exons ATGGCTCTGGCGACTTCGACTTCGAGCTCCATCCCCTCGCATTCCTTCCTCACTCGCGATTCCGATG CGGCCGCTGCAATTAGGCACGCCAAGCCGTCGTCCGTGCCTCAGGCAGTGAGCGGCGGTTCCCGCCTCCGGCGAATTGTGGCGCGGCCGTGCCGCGCCGTGGAGCCGGCCAAGAGAAATGATTGGGCGGTGGAGACGGCGGTGGCCGCGGCGGAAGGGCTAGCCCTCGATTGGGAGGAGCTGGACAAGGAGCTCAAGAACGCTTCGCCGCTGGAGATCATGGATTCGGCTCTCAGGATCTTCGGGAACGAAATCGCCATTGCCTTCAG CGGAGCAGAAGACGTCGCGCTGATCGAGTACGCGAAGCTAACGGGCCGACCCTACAGGGTTTTCAGCCTCGACACCGGGAGGCTGAACCGAGAGACCTACAGGTTCTTCGACGCCGTGGAGAAGCACTACGGCATTCACATCGAGTACTCGTTCCCGGACGCCGGGGAGGTGCAGGCCCTCGTGAGAACCAAAGGCTTGTTCTCCTTCTACCAGGACGGCCACCAGGAGTGCTGCAGCGTGAGAAAGGTGAGACCTTTGCGAAGAATGCTGCGAGGCGTCCGCGCCTGGATCACCGGACAGCGCAAGGATCAATCCCCCGGCACTAGATCCGACACCCCTGTCGTTCAGGTAGATCCAGTTTTCGAAGGCGTCGACGGCGCCGGCAGCTTGATCAAGTGGAATCCCGTCGCGAATGTCGACGGAAAGGACCTGTGGAATTTCCTCAGGAGCATGGACGTTCCTGTCAACTCCCTGCACTCGCAG GGGTATGTTTCCATCGGCTGCGAACCCTGCACGAGGCCGGTTCTCCCCGGCCAGCATGAACGCGAAGGGAGGTGGTGGTGGGAGGATGCAAACGCCAAGGAATGCGGCCTCCACAACAGGCACCTCCAGACAAACGACGCGGCGAACAGGCTCACCGTCAATGGCGTCAGCACCAGAGCAGACATCTTCGAGACCGCCGCCGTGGTCAGCCTCACTCGGCCGGGGATCGAGAACTTGCTCCGGCTCAGGAAGCGGCAGGAGGCATGGCTGGTCGTTCTCTACGCGCCCTGGTGCCGGTTTTGCCAGGCAATGGAAGCATCGTACTTGGAGTTGGCCGGGGAACTCGCCGGGACGGGCATCAAGGTCGGAAAGTTCCGCGCGGACGGTGAACAAAAGCCGTTTGCTCAGAAAGAACTACAATTGGGGAGCTTTCCGACGATCCTGTTCTTCCCCAAGAACACATCTAAGCCGATCAAATACCCGTCGGAGCGCCGCGACGCCGACTCTCTGGTCTCCTTCGTTAAGGCTCTGACATGA